A window of the Salvelinus fontinalis isolate EN_2023a chromosome 14, ASM2944872v1, whole genome shotgun sequence genome harbors these coding sequences:
- the LOC129869333 gene encoding FYN-binding protein 1-like yields MQVRKGESVDVRALRARFHAKADMAGSRDSTSPKPPLRGFGRGGPWLADVSVTANGGVRNKLMLMVPTPPLPGSSYSPDLQRLPPRHVRAELEGMSAPHLPPSHRPHRAAKELPRPAPSPTNIDQQGRVRVTGELLQNMMLKHKGVHPGPTKPTTPSLPSQRNLTGVTPLRRALPPEAPSPIKPRRPPHINLQAHQRDTRAPHLAGRPGLRKTDGGSSQSLPGLASPSGAPRLPTKPSSLPRQCTPVNFEDDQGEYDDVGLDVKPPPPPLNHPGSWDMSDSWNDNSSSQVDERSDGSDVYKGNEQEVKNTSSDKKKQKELRWQQEQEKRNQKKTLERDNKYRKKFKLGTGDIEVLHMGTVRHDWQGGKHDLSVRQGNRVEIIQVKNNPEGRWLARTLTGTYGYIISTCVDVDNEEVKCKLKLSKAPDPSLPPPLPPVPFEDNDIYYDVDSSENMNSLDPIMRKMLEKDEKEFRKKFKFEGPILVLHSMMVDPNASIKKTGGTDLAVVQGEILEVIQVTSDKKVLCRNKQGKYGYVPRVLLQAEGDDVYDDVDHIQRYE; encoded by the exons ATGCAGGTGCGGAAG GGGGAGAGTGTGGATGTTCGTGCATTGAGGGCCAGGTTCCATGCCAAGGCTGACATGGCAGGTAGTCGAGACAGCACTTCTCCAAAACCTCCACTGCGAGGATTTGGGAGAGGAGGCCCGTGGTTGGCAGACGTCAGTGTTACAGCAAATGGAGGGGTCCGAAATAAACTCATGCTTATGGTTCCCACACCACCACTTCCTGGATCAAGCTACTCCCCGGACCTTCAGAGGCTACCACCACGACATGTAAGGGCTGAACTGGAGGGCATGTCCGCCCCCCACCTTCCACCATCACACCGCCCCCACAGAGCCGCCAAGGAGCTGCCCCGACCAGCACCCTCACCGACAAACATAGACCAACAAGGCAGGGTGAGAGTCACTGGGGAGCTCCTGCAGAACATGATGCTGAAGCATAAGGGAGTACACCCCGGCCCTACCAAGCCGACGACCCCCTCCCTGCCCAGCCAGAGAAATCTGACAGGGGTGACCCCCTTGAGAAGGGCCCTGCCCCCTGAGGCTCCCAGCCCCATAAAACCCAGACGGCCCCCTCACATCAACCTGCAGGCCCATCAGAGAGACACCAGGGCACCACACCTCGCAGGGCGACCAGGGTTAAGGAAGACTGACG GTGGCAGTAGTCAGTCTCTCCCAGGGCTAGCCAGTCCCTCTGGCGCCCCAAGACTTCCAACCAAGCCCAGCAGCCTTCCACGGCAGTGTACCCCGGT AAATTTCGAGGACGACCAGGGGGAATATGATGATGTAGGCCTTGATGTGAAACCGCCTCCCCCACCCCTAAATCACCCAGGGAGCTGGGACATGAGTG ACTCCTGGAATGACAATAGTTCTTCACAAGTAGATGAG AGGAGCGATGGAAGTGACGTCTATAA AGGCAATGAACAGGAGGTGAAAAACACAAGTTCTGATAAGAAGAAACAGAAAGAGTTGAGGTGGCAGCAAGAGCAGGAGAAGAGAAATCAAAAGAAAACACTGGAAAGGGACAACAAATACAGAAAGAAATTTAAG CTGGGGACTGGGGACATAGAGGTCCTTCACATGGGCACGGTTCGACACGACTGGCAGGGGGGAAAGCACGATCTAAGTGTTCGGCAGGGAAACAGAGTGGAGATCATACAGGTTAAGAACAACCCCGAGGGCAGGTGGCTGGCCCGCACACTGACTGGCACCT ATGGTTACATCATTAGCACATGTGTGGATGTGGATAATGAGGAAGTGAAATGTAAACTCAAACTGTCCAAAGCGCCTGACCCCTCACTGCCACCACCACTACCTCCCGTCCCTTTTGAAGACAATGACATCTATTATGATGTTGACTCCTCAGAAAACATGAACAG TCTAGATCCAATAATGAGAAAGATGCTGGAGAAAGACGAAAAGGAATTTAGAAAAAAGTTTAAG TTTGAGGGACCGATTTTGGTGTTACACAGCATGATGGTTGACCCGAACGCAAGCATTAAGAAGACAGGAGGGACGGATCTAGCTGTGGTTCAAGGAGAGATCCTGGAGGTCATTCAAGTCACCAGTGACAAAAAAGTCCTGTGTCGCAACAAGCAGGGGAAAT ATGGATATGTGCCCAGGGTTCTTCTTCAAGC AGAAGGGGATGATGTTTATGACGATGTCGATCATATCCAACG ATATGAATGA
- the LOC129810931 gene encoding disabled homolog 2-like isoform X2, which translates to METDQEACKAAASCPAPSQGPVKTGWLSSNKRGPPVTKPPSDGTSRFQGDGVRYKAKLIGVDYVPAAQGDKMCLDSMMKLKGQEVAGRNQGRHKQRVWLKVSITGVKILDERTGVVEYDHERGKINSLTKDESDPRALSYIYDHEGTYTLFYIKMANLADPVLDDIKEVCQSPVAQEDQVIKVNKPVENAVALLLLDENIASPKGLDDLEMFNSMPNSPSGQPKQISSRDELRDIFSFPSQNSDMNQPVPQIFPTVPGQPIAVASFISPPVSIPWCQQGPLPTLSPSLNGSWGAPAPWPSQPNMTGWIPGPGGMMPYGGPQLQGYGVNPQPGVMWGQNTMSFPTSAPNYTPYRAEGLQQQPGSPTTNNKPAQG; encoded by the exons ATGGAGACAGACCAAGAGGCTTGCAAGGCAGCTGCAAGCTGTCCAGCTCCAAGCCAAGGACCCGTCAAGACTGGCTGGCTGTCCTCCAACAAGAGGG GCCCCCCAGTAACCAAGCCGCCATCTGATGGGACCTCTCGTTTCCAAGGAGACGGGGTTCGCTATAAGGCCAAGCTGATTGGCGTGGACTACGTCCCAGCGGCCCAGGGAGATAAGATGTGTTTGGACTCCATGATGAAACTCAAG GGCCAGGAGGTGGCAGGCAGGAACCAGGGACGACACAAGCAGAGGGTGTGGCTGAAGGTGTCCATTACTGGTGTGAAAATCTTAGATGAGAGGACTGGG GTTGTGGAGTATGACCACGAGAGGGGGAAAATAAACTCCCTGACAAAGGATGAGTCAGACCCTAGAGCCCTCTCCTACATCTACGATCATGAAGGCACCTACACTCTGTTCTACATCAAGATGGCCAATTTG GCTGACCCTGTCCTTGATGATATCAAAGAAGTCTGCCAAAGCCCAGTAGCACAGGAGGACCAAGTCATAAAGGTCAATAAACCAGTAGAG AATGCTGTCGCCTTGCTGCTTCTTGATGAGAATATAGCTTCTCCAAAG GGCCTGGATGACTTGGAAATGTTCAATTCCATGCCTAACTCTCCGTCAGGGCAACCAAAGCAG ATCTCATCCAGGGACGAGCTGAGGGACATCTTCTCTTTCCCCAGTCAAAACTCTGACATGAATCAACCAG TTCCTCAGATATTTCCCACCGTCCCTGGTCAGCCGATCGCTGTTGCATCATTCATCTCACCTCCTGTTTCAATACCTTGGTGTCAGCAAGGGCCCCTCCCAACTCTCTCACCCAGTTTAAATGGATCCTGGGGGGCTCCGGCCCCCTGGCCTTCCCAGCCCAACATGACTGGATGGATCCCGGGGCCGGGTGGCATGATGCCCTATGGAGGCCCCCAGCTGCAGGGGTACGgagtgaacccacagccaggggTTATGTGGGGTCAGAACACAATGAGCTTTCCCACCTCTGCCCCAAACTACACACCCTACAGGGCAGAGGGACTCCAGCAGCAGCCCGGCTCTCCTACCACCAACAACAAACCAGCCCAAGGATGA
- the LOC129810931 gene encoding disabled homolog 2-like isoform X1, whose product METDQEACKAAASCPAPSQGPVKTGWLSSNKRGPPVTKPPSDGTSRFQGDGVRYKAKLIGVDYVPAAQGDKMCLDSMMKLKGQEVAGRNQGRHKQRVWLKVSITGVKILDERTGVVEYDHERGKINSLTKDESDPRALSYIYDHEGTYTLFYIKMANLADPVLDDIKEVCQSPVAQEDQVIKVNKPVENAVALLLLDENIASPKGLDDLEMFNSMPNSPSGQPKQISSRDELRDIFSFPSQNSDMNQPGSPQSLSVPQIFPTVPGQPIAVASFISPPVSIPWCQQGPLPTLSPSLNGSWGAPAPWPSQPNMTGWIPGPGGMMPYGGPQLQGYGVNPQPGVMWGQNTMSFPTSAPNYTPYRAEGLQQQPGSPTTNNKPAQG is encoded by the exons ATGGAGACAGACCAAGAGGCTTGCAAGGCAGCTGCAAGCTGTCCAGCTCCAAGCCAAGGACCCGTCAAGACTGGCTGGCTGTCCTCCAACAAGAGGG GCCCCCCAGTAACCAAGCCGCCATCTGATGGGACCTCTCGTTTCCAAGGAGACGGGGTTCGCTATAAGGCCAAGCTGATTGGCGTGGACTACGTCCCAGCGGCCCAGGGAGATAAGATGTGTTTGGACTCCATGATGAAACTCAAG GGCCAGGAGGTGGCAGGCAGGAACCAGGGACGACACAAGCAGAGGGTGTGGCTGAAGGTGTCCATTACTGGTGTGAAAATCTTAGATGAGAGGACTGGG GTTGTGGAGTATGACCACGAGAGGGGGAAAATAAACTCCCTGACAAAGGATGAGTCAGACCCTAGAGCCCTCTCCTACATCTACGATCATGAAGGCACCTACACTCTGTTCTACATCAAGATGGCCAATTTG GCTGACCCTGTCCTTGATGATATCAAAGAAGTCTGCCAAAGCCCAGTAGCACAGGAGGACCAAGTCATAAAGGTCAATAAACCAGTAGAG AATGCTGTCGCCTTGCTGCTTCTTGATGAGAATATAGCTTCTCCAAAG GGCCTGGATGACTTGGAAATGTTCAATTCCATGCCTAACTCTCCGTCAGGGCAACCAAAGCAG ATCTCATCCAGGGACGAGCTGAGGGACATCTTCTCTTTCCCCAGTCAAAACTCTGACATGAATCAACCAG GATCTCCACAGTCTCTGTCAGTTCCTCAGATATTTCCCACCGTCCCTGGTCAGCCGATCGCTGTTGCATCATTCATCTCACCTCCTGTTTCAATACCTTGGTGTCAGCAAGGGCCCCTCCCAACTCTCTCACCCAGTTTAAATGGATCCTGGGGGGCTCCGGCCCCCTGGCCTTCCCAGCCCAACATGACTGGATGGATCCCGGGGCCGGGTGGCATGATGCCCTATGGAGGCCCCCAGCTGCAGGGGTACGgagtgaacccacagccaggggTTATGTGGGGTCAGAACACAATGAGCTTTCCCACCTCTGCCCCAAACTACACACCCTACAGGGCAGAGGGACTCCAGCAGCAGCCCGGCTCTCCTACCACCAACAACAAACCAGCCCAAGGATGA